In one window of Erythrolamprus reginae isolate rEryReg1 chromosome 1, rEryReg1.hap1, whole genome shotgun sequence DNA:
- the BDKRB2 gene encoding B2 bradykinin receptor: MVEHSTALSNGTDSLSTTVCPWPDDWQWLLRMLPAFLWFVTVVGILGNALVLSVWCFHKSRSTVAEIYLANLAAADFLLLCGLPFWAINTSNGFHWPFGLFLCKAINSFLVINLYSSIYFMVMVSIDRYLALVKVMSLGRMRQTKYAKWNCFVIWIFAVFLSFPSLAFRSLDEVRGYEGMSCILKYPSCVPWTIATAILLNTVGFLIPVCIITYCSVQIVQALQNRDIQKIQTIQTEKKATILVLAVLLLFIICWLPFQVTTFIDQFFQIGIMSSCRVNQGLNVTTQITVFCGYINSCLNPIVYVIVGKHFRRKCKEVYFGRPLRRPSATPSTTTIEIRHTSLSAYNNQRGKIC; the protein is encoded by the coding sequence ATGGTTGAGCACAGTACAGCCCTTTCTAATGGTACAGACAGCTTGAGTACAACAGTATGCCCTTGGCCAGACGACTGGCAATGGTTGCTCCGTATGCTGCCTGCCTTTCTCTGGTTTGTTACTGTAGTGGGAATACTGGGGAATGCATTGGTTCTCAGCGTCTGGTGCTTCCATAAGAGCCGCTCCACTGTGGCTGAAATTTACCTGGCAAATTTAGCAGCAGCTGATTTTCTCTTGCTCTGTGGATTGCCTTTCTGGGCTATCAACACAAGCAATGGATTCCACTGGCCATTTGGGCTCTTCCTTTGCAAAGCCATCAATTCATTCCTTGTTATCAACTTATACTCGAGCATTTATTTTATGGTCATGGTGAGCATTGATCGTTACTTGGCCTTGGTGAAAGTAATGTCCCTGGGACGCATGCGCCAGACGAAGTATGCCAAATGGAACTGCTTTGTGATTTGGATTTTTGccgttttcctttcctttccttctctggcATTCAGGTCATTAGATGAGGTGCGTGGCTACGAAGGTATGTCCTgtattttgaagtatccttcttGTGTTCCCTGGACAATTGCCACGGCCATTTTGCTGAACACAGTGGGCTTTCTGATACCAGTCTGTATCATTACCTACTGCTCTGTTCAAATCGTCCAAGCTTTACAAAACCGTGACATTCAAAAGATCCAAACCATTCAGACTGAGAAAAAAGCCACCATACTGGTTCTTGCAGTCCTCCTTCTGTTTATCATCTGTTGGCTTCCGTTCCAGGTCACCACATTCATAGATCAGTTTTTTCAAATAGGTATCATGTCTAGTTGTCGTGTAAATCAAGGCCTTAATGTGACTACCCAGATTACTGTGTTTTGTGGCTACATCAACAGTTGTCTTAATCCAATAGTCTATGTTATTGTAGGCAAACATTTCCGAAGGAAATGCAAGGAAGTCTACTTTGGCAGACCTCTTCGAAGACCTAGCGCAACACCATCAACGACCACCATCGAAATTCGCCATACTTCGTTATCAGCATATAATAATCAAAGGGGGAAAATCTGCTAG